ACAGAACAACAGAAAGAGCAGAACTCGGCTCCTGCTGAATATATGCGCAGAATTAGAAGCTTTGTAAAAAGAGAAGGTCGCCTTACTAAGGGGCAGGCTGTTGCTCTCGAAACACTGTGGCCGGTTTGGGGTATTAATGCACCCGCATCGTCTGAAACTTTGAACCTAGAAACTATTTTCGGGCGCAGCGCCCCAGTTGTCTTGGAAATCGGGTTTGGTATGGGGCAAAGTCTTGTTGCCATGGCGAAGGCCGCGCCGGAGACGAATTTCATTGGTATTGAGGTACATCGTCCTGGTGTGGGGGCTTGCCTGATGGAAGCGCAAGCGCAAGGAGTCGAGAACTTGCGAGTGATTGAGTTCGATGCCGTAGAGGTGCTAGAGCAGTGGTTGCCTGATCATTGCCTCGATAAAGTTCAGATATTTTTCCCTGATCCTTGGCACAAGAAGCGCCACCATAAGCGCCGACTCGTGCAGACAGAATTCGTTACGCTACTACACCAAAAAATGAAGACTCACGGTGTACTTCACCTCGCCACGGATTGGGAAAATTACGCGGAATATATGCTCGAAGTGCTAAACCCTCTGCCGTTATTTGAGAACCAGTCAGAAGACAATACTTATATTGCGAGACCTGACGAGAGGCCTCTCACCAAATTTGAGAAACGTGGTCAAAAACTTGGGCATGGTGTTTGGGACATGAAATTTACAGCGCTCTAATGAAGAACGCTGGCATCTGGTTATTCGGGTAACAGGTCGCTGAGTACTTTATTTAAGTGTAAACGGCCAAGCGCTGTGGGTTGCCACCCTGTTTCGGTGCGTGAGATCAAGTTTTCTGCGATCGCGTCTTGCAATAGGGTGTCAGCGACAGCAGCCTGCAATCCTGTCCTTGCCTCAAAGGCGGCGCGTGGTGCTTCTGTCATGAGCCTAAAATGGTTCATGAAATATTCAAACACCAAGTCTTGTTCTTCTATGTTCCAACTTCGGTACAAGTAGTCTCTCGTTAAATCCATATACCCACGCGGGTGCTTCACTTTTTCTGTGCGTATGATTTGCCGCTTACTAGGTAACGTGATCTTTCCGTGGGCACCGCAACCGATTCCCAAATAATCGCCAAACTCCCAATAGTTAATATTGTGTTTTGAGCGATGCCCCAATTTACTGTACGCACTTACCTCATATTGCATGTAACCTGCAGAGGTAAGCATGTCGTGCCCCTGCTGATAAATATTCCACAACGTGTCATCGTCGGGAAGTATAGGTGGTTGGCTAGCAAAGAGCGTGTTCGGTTCGATCGTTAATTGATACCAAGAAATGTGGGGCGGATTACAGGCGATAATAGCCTCTAAGTCGCTCAGTGCTTCTGCAGTCGATTGATTTGGCAAGCCGTGCATTAAGTCGAGGTTGAAGCTTGATAACGCGAGCTGTTGAGCATGTTGCGCTGCACGAAGCGCTTGCTCCGGATTGTGAATTCGCCCAAGTTTTATTAAATGAGCTTCTTGTAGGCTTTGGACTCCTATCGATAATCGGTTTACACCGGCTTGTTTAAACCCAGAAAAGCGCTCTGTTTCAAAAGTTCCTGGGTTAGCCTCGAGTGTAATCTCAATGTGGTCTTCAAAGGGAATCATTGCCTCGATGCCGCGGAGTAATTTATCGATGCCCTCGGCGGTGAAAAGACTCGGCGTACCACCACCAATAAAGATACTACTCAGTGAACGACCTTGTGCGTAGGGCAAATCTTGACGCAAGTCGTCAAGCAAACATTGGATGTACGCACTTTCGGGAATTTCCTGCGGCTGTGCATGAGAGTTGAAGTCGCAATACGGGCACTTCTGCACACACCAAGGAATATGCACATAGAGGCTGAGAGTGGGGAGCTGAAGACTCATGCGCGCGCTTGTAAATTTTGCAAGAGGAGTTTGAGCGCTTGCCCCCGATGACTATGAGCTTTCTTTTCTGCCGCCGATAATTGTGCCGCGGTGCAGACTAAGGCGGGGATATAAAACACCGGATCGTAACCAAAACCACCATCTCCTAAGCGTTGCATGGCAATGCGGCCGTGCCAACTACCATGTGCGATGAGTGGGGTAGGATCCCCCGCATGCTCCATGTAAACCAAGACACAATGAAACGATGCAGTACGAGATTCCTTAGGAACGTCGGACAACGCATTTAAGAGCTTTTCAATATTCTCATCGTCAGTTGCACTCGCGCCTGCGTAGCGAGCTGAATAAATACCGGGCGCACCTTGCAACGCATCAACGGCTAAGCCACTGTCGTCAGCAAGTGCAGGCCGACTCGTCACCGCGCAGGCATGTCGCGCTTTAATAAGCGCATTCTCGACGAAACTCAACCCAGTCTCTTCGGCATCTTCAACATGAAATTCGCTTTGCGGTAGCACTTCAACTTGGAGTGGGGATAGTAAATCCTTGAGCTCATTTACTTTTCCCTGGTTACCGGTAGCGAGGACTAATTGTGAAGGTGCAGTTTTTAACATGAATTACCTTTGCGCTAGATTTCAATAAAACGTCATCAAGAGGTCATTATATCGTACTTCAATTCCTGTGTTATGATGCTTTCAGTGTTTTGAAGCCTTTCAAGCACTTATACGAACAAGCTGCTTTTTTCAGGAAAAGGACTTAACTACGTGGATGCTGTTAATCTTACCATTTTGTTTGCCGGATTAATGCTTTTTGTCAGCATATTGGCAACGCAGGTGAGTGTTCGTTCAGGAGCGCCATTACTTCTCGTTTTTCTTGTGTTAGGTATGTTGGCCGGCGAAGAAGGTCTCTTAGGTATCCAGTTTAATAATCCCGATATAGCGCTCCTTATCGGCTCCGTAGCGCTTGTCATTATCTTATTTGACGGCGGCTTGCGTACTCATCCTGAACGGTTCCGTGTGGCGCTTGCACCTGCTGCGGTGCTTGCCTCAGTTGGGGTCATTATTACCTGCATGATTACCGGTCTTGCTGCCGCGTGGCTGTTCAATTTTGGTTGGGTAGAAGGGCTGCTGATGGGAGCGATTCTCAGCTCCACAGATGCTGCGGCCGTGTTCTCTATTTTCCAATCGAAAGGGCTTCGCATTAAAGACCGGGTCGGCTCGACACTTGAGATCGAGTCGGGTAGTAACGATCCCATGGCGGTGATGCTAACGGTCGTACTGGTTAATGTATTGGCAAACTCGGAGCAAAGCCTTGATTGGATCGTCATTGTCATGTTCCTCCAGCAGGCGCTGGTGGGTGCGGCTGTAGGCTATTTAAGTGGGCGAGCATTCGTGCGCATTTGTAAAGCGCTCCACTTGCACGTGGCATTTTTCCCGTTGCTTGCTGTGGGGGGCAGTATTTTAGTTTATGGGCTGACCGCGCAGCTCGGTGGCAGTGGATTTCTTGCAGTCTATCTGATGGGCTACCTAGTGGGGAATGCACGCTTACCTCAGGTCGTTAATATTTTACGGGTGCATGACGGTCTGGCGTGGCTAAGTCAAATCGTCATGTTCTTAATGCTCGGTCTGCTGATTACACCATCGAATCTTATTGATATCGCATTACCTGCACTGATTTTAACTGCAGTGATGATTTTCTTCGCGCGCCCCGTTGCGGTATTCGTAAGCTTATTACCCTTTAATTTCCCGTGGCGAGACCGTTTCTTCATTAGTTGGGTTGGTCTCAGAGGCGCCGTTCCGATTGTCCTCGCTCTTTTCCCATGGATCGCAGGCTTAGAGAACCAGTATCTCTATTTCGAAATTGCCTTCTTCGTGGTGTTCGTCTCGCTCATGCTACAAGGGTGGACAACACCGCCTTTCGCACGATGGCTCGGACTCGAGGTGCCTCCGAATGCAGAACCCGATGTGCGAATGCCCATTGATCAGATAGAGACAAAGGAAATACTGGAAGTCGCTGCTTTTCATATTGACGATGAAACCCCTGCCTGTGACCATCATTGGGAAGAGATCAGTTTTAGCGAACCGGTTGAGTTCGTCGGCTTAATTCGTCGGGGAGAGTGGTTGCAAGCCATTACGAACCCACTGCTCAAAGCTGGAGACACGGTATTAGTGTTCGCGCGCAGCCAAGATATTTCAAAAATAAGTGATGTGCTTGCGGCGAATGGCAGTGGCAAGCAGATGACGAAGAAAACATTCTTTGGTGATTTCGTTTTGAATGCAGACATTACACTGCAAGATCTGGCGGGCTTCTATGTTTTGCCTGAGAATCAAACGGCTCCCACGGAAACGATTGCCGAGCTATTTGAGCAAAAATTCCGCCGCAGAGTCGTAGTAGGGGATCACATTGTACTAGGAAACTTAAGGTTTACTGCTCGCAAAGTGAGCGACGACGGGAAGATTTCCAAGGTAGGTATTAAGGGCGTCGGAGCCTAGACGCCCTGATTTGCAATAGCAGCGTTACTCCGAGTGATAGAGCGTGTCGTTAAAGCGCATGGTTTGAATATTGTTGCCCCGCTGAATGGTGAGGTAAAAACGCAGGTTCTCGTCATCATCATGACCAAAATCAGCAAGGAAATAGATGGCATCACCCTCGATCACACGTTGGAATTGAAGCTCTCGTCGTTGCCCAATCGGGTTGAGAAAATAGCCACTCACCGCTGCACGAACTGCAGGTTTGTCCGCTTCAGTTGCATCTAATACAGCGATATTTAACAGGCTTCGCACTCTACTTCGAGTAATACCATATTGGCTGGCAATTTGCGGTTGCAAAAATGTGGTGGGCACAATGTTATGATGCACCTCCCAGCCACCTAAACGCTGAAACTGACCGCCCTGTGTTTCTTGCGCAGCCACTACAGAACTCAGCGCTAGTATAATGAGGCCAAACAGAAATACTGAGAGTCTTTGAAAGGGTAAGTTCATATTTTTCATGATGCCAACTCCTGACTGCCTATTTGAATATCTTTAACCAATAGCAATACGTAAAAACTGAATTGCAATGATCAGAATAAGCACCGAAAGGTCGAGCCCACCCATGGGCGGCAGTACACGACGA
This genomic interval from Idiomarinaceae bacterium HL-53 contains the following:
- a CDS encoding tRNA (guanine-N7-)-methyltransferase; translated protein: MTEQQKEQNSAPAEYMRRIRSFVKREGRLTKGQAVALETLWPVWGINAPASSETLNLETIFGRSAPVVLEIGFGMGQSLVAMAKAAPETNFIGIEVHRPGVGACLMEAQAQGVENLRVIEFDAVEVLEQWLPDHCLDKVQIFFPDPWHKKRHHKRRLVQTEFVTLLHQKMKTHGVLHLATDWENYAEYMLEVLNPLPLFENQSEDNTYIARPDERPLTKFEKRGQKLGHGVWDMKFTAL
- a CDS encoding coproporphyrinogen III oxidase, anaerobic, producing the protein MSLQLPTLSLYVHIPWCVQKCPYCDFNSHAQPQEIPESAYIQCLLDDLRQDLPYAQGRSLSSIFIGGGTPSLFTAEGIDKLLRGIEAMIPFEDHIEITLEANPGTFETERFSGFKQAGVNRLSIGVQSLQEAHLIKLGRIHNPEQALRAAQHAQQLALSSFNLDLMHGLPNQSTAEALSDLEAIIACNPPHISWYQLTIEPNTLFASQPPILPDDDTLWNIYQQGHDMLTSAGYMQYEVSAYSKLGHRSKHNINYWEFGDYLGIGCGAHGKITLPSKRQIIRTEKVKHPRGYMDLTRDYLYRSWNIEEQDLVFEYFMNHFRLMTEAPRAAFEARTGLQAAVADTLLQDAIAENLISRTETGWQPTALGRLHLNKVLSDLLPE
- a CDS encoding XTP/dITP diphosphohydrolase, coding for MLKTAPSQLVLATGNQGKVNELKDLLSPLQVEVLPQSEFHVEDAEETGLSFVENALIKARHACAVTSRPALADDSGLAVDALQGAPGIYSARYAGASATDDENIEKLLNALSDVPKESRTASFHCVLVYMEHAGDPTPLIAHGSWHGRIAMQRLGDGGFGYDPVFYIPALVCTAAQLSAAEKKAHSHRGQALKLLLQNLQARA
- a CDS encoding cell volume regulation protein A; the encoded protein is MDAVNLTILFAGLMLFVSILATQVSVRSGAPLLLVFLVLGMLAGEEGLLGIQFNNPDIALLIGSVALVIILFDGGLRTHPERFRVALAPAAVLASVGVIITCMITGLAAAWLFNFGWVEGLLMGAILSSTDAAAVFSIFQSKGLRIKDRVGSTLEIESGSNDPMAVMLTVVLVNVLANSEQSLDWIVIVMFLQQALVGAAVGYLSGRAFVRICKALHLHVAFFPLLAVGGSILVYGLTAQLGGSGFLAVYLMGYLVGNARLPQVVNILRVHDGLAWLSQIVMFLMLGLLITPSNLIDIALPALILTAVMIFFARPVAVFVSLLPFNFPWRDRFFISWVGLRGAVPIVLALFPWIAGLENQYLYFEIAFFVVFVSLMLQGWTTPPFARWLGLEVPPNAEPDVRMPIDQIETKEILEVAAFHIDDETPACDHHWEEISFSEPVEFVGLIRRGEWLQAITNPLLKAGDTVLVFARSQDISKISDVLAANGSGKQMTKKTFFGDFVLNADITLQDLAGFYVLPENQTAPTETIAELFEQKFRRRVVVGDHIVLGNLRFTARKVSDDGKISKVGIKGVGA